One Astyanax mexicanus isolate ESR-SI-001 chromosome 3, AstMex3_surface, whole genome shotgun sequence genomic region harbors:
- the ccdc106b gene encoding coiled-coil domain-containing protein 106b isoform X2: MTDAQKSSSSSADLKNEDGYEISIPFEDHNMDQCGFYNQNGHVFDGTTSDHSTSCNPYLLMTNLRAQLQISLEKNSWLQKRIEDLEEERDFLRCQLDRFIFTTKSQERSELHPEAGQQHTPQKTASRRALTPPPTPMMTRSGQIPSRNHSLKKRKIRNSSAQDEEEDDVIEEEEYLQEDGYFEEEELSDDESDGKSSRKGRSNGGHRVKRTRVFRIARSMERQRVKDPAGVLLRYNKILVTYQKLKSMSRAFQVHGVDRNTVASTTPIAELLLVAPEKVAEIGEFDSAKEKLLDYARRCYKALDEAAHAKVQSLKKSSLLLPISYRFRN; encoded by the exons ATGACTGACGCTCAGAAAAGCTCGTCGAGCTCAGCAG ATTTGAAAAATGAGGATGGATATGAAATCTCCATTCCATTTGAAGATCACAATATGGACCAGTGCGGATTTTACAACCAGAATGGACATGTGTTTGACG GGACCACTTCAGACCACAGCACCTCCTGCAATCCATACCTGCTAATGACCAACCTTCGTGCTCAGCTGCAGATCTCTCTAGAGAAGAACTCCTGGCTGCAGAAACGCATTGAGGACCTGGAAGAGGAAAGGGATTTCCTGCGCTGTCAGTTGGACCGGTTCATCTTCACCACAAAGAGTCAGGAGAGGAGTG agcTTCATCCTGAAGCTGGACAGCAACACACTCCACAGAAGACTGCCTCTCGTAGGGCTTTAACCCCACCTCCAACACCCATGATGACCCGCTCTGGTCAAATCCCCTCACGCAACCACAgcctaaagaaaagaaaaataaggaaCAGCAGTGCCCAAG atgaggaagaggatgatgtAATAGAAGAGGAAGAGTATCTGCAGGAGGATGGCTATTTTGAAGAGGAGGAGCTGTCAGATGATGAGTCAGACGGTAAAAGCTCTAGAAAAGGCAGGTCAAACGGTGGACACAGAGTAAAGCGAACCCGGGTATTCCGAATTGCGCGCAGCATGGAAAGACAAAGAG TAAAAGATCCTGCTGGAGTTCTGCTTCGCTACAACAAGATTCTGGTTACTTATCAGAAGCTGAAGAGCATGTCCAGAGCCTTCCAGGTTCACGGAGTCGACCGCAACACTGTAGCTTCCACCACTCCCATTGCTGAGCTGCTGCTGGTTGCCCCTGAGAAAGTGGCGGAAATAGGAGAGTTTGATTCCGCCAAGGAGAAGCTTCTAGACTACGCTCGGCGCTGCTACAAGGCTCTGGATGAGGCTGCCCATGCCAAAGTCCAGTCTTTGAAGAAAAGCAGCCTCCTACTGCCAATTTCCTACAGATTCAGGAACTAA
- the ccdc106b gene encoding coiled-coil domain-containing protein 106b isoform X1 codes for MTDAQKSSSSSADLKNEDGYEISIPFEDHNMDQCGFYNQNGHVFDAGTTSDHSTSCNPYLLMTNLRAQLQISLEKNSWLQKRIEDLEEERDFLRCQLDRFIFTTKSQERSELHPEAGQQHTPQKTASRRALTPPPTPMMTRSGQIPSRNHSLKKRKIRNSSAQDEEEDDVIEEEEYLQEDGYFEEEELSDDESDGKSSRKGRSNGGHRVKRTRVFRIARSMERQRVKDPAGVLLRYNKILVTYQKLKSMSRAFQVHGVDRNTVASTTPIAELLLVAPEKVAEIGEFDSAKEKLLDYARRCYKALDEAAHAKVQSLKKSSLLLPISYRFRN; via the exons ATGACTGACGCTCAGAAAAGCTCGTCGAGCTCAGCAG ATTTGAAAAATGAGGATGGATATGAAATCTCCATTCCATTTGAAGATCACAATATGGACCAGTGCGGATTTTACAACCAGAATGGACATGTGTTTGACG CAGGGACCACTTCAGACCACAGCACCTCCTGCAATCCATACCTGCTAATGACCAACCTTCGTGCTCAGCTGCAGATCTCTCTAGAGAAGAACTCCTGGCTGCAGAAACGCATTGAGGACCTGGAAGAGGAAAGGGATTTCCTGCGCTGTCAGTTGGACCGGTTCATCTTCACCACAAAGAGTCAGGAGAGGAGTG agcTTCATCCTGAAGCTGGACAGCAACACACTCCACAGAAGACTGCCTCTCGTAGGGCTTTAACCCCACCTCCAACACCCATGATGACCCGCTCTGGTCAAATCCCCTCACGCAACCACAgcctaaagaaaagaaaaataaggaaCAGCAGTGCCCAAG atgaggaagaggatgatgtAATAGAAGAGGAAGAGTATCTGCAGGAGGATGGCTATTTTGAAGAGGAGGAGCTGTCAGATGATGAGTCAGACGGTAAAAGCTCTAGAAAAGGCAGGTCAAACGGTGGACACAGAGTAAAGCGAACCCGGGTATTCCGAATTGCGCGCAGCATGGAAAGACAAAGAG TAAAAGATCCTGCTGGAGTTCTGCTTCGCTACAACAAGATTCTGGTTACTTATCAGAAGCTGAAGAGCATGTCCAGAGCCTTCCAGGTTCACGGAGTCGACCGCAACACTGTAGCTTCCACCACTCCCATTGCTGAGCTGCTGCTGGTTGCCCCTGAGAAAGTGGCGGAAATAGGAGAGTTTGATTCCGCCAAGGAGAAGCTTCTAGACTACGCTCGGCGCTGCTACAAGGCTCTGGATGAGGCTGCCCATGCCAAAGTCCAGTCTTTGAAGAAAAGCAGCCTCCTACTGCCAATTTCCTACAGATTCAGGAACTAA
- the rcvrn3 gene encoding recoverin 3, with the protein MASSSTALSFTGTSVCWDCHHCFTSEAILQPTMGNSKSGVVSREVLDDLKVSTRFSEAEITQWYENFQKQCPSGRITPAQFEEIYGRFFPDSDAKTYAQHVFRSFDTNDDGTLDFKEYIVALHMTSSGKMALKLEWAFSLFDVDKNGYITKNEVFEICQAIFKMIPKEKQEMLPSDENTSEKRADKLWGFFGKGENERVAEGEFVKGVMENEDALRLIQCEPLK; encoded by the exons ATGGCCTCCTCTAGCACTGCTCTTTCATTCACTGGCACCTCAGTGTGTTGGGACTGCCATCACTGCTTCACTAGTGAAG CCATCCTTCAGCCGACCATGGGAAACTCAAAAAGTGGAGTGGTGTCCAGAGAAGTGCTGGATGACCTAAAGGTGAGCACCAGGTTCTCTGAGGCAGAGATCACACAGTGGTATGAGAACTTCCAGAAGCAGTGTCCCTCAGGCCGCATCACGCCGGCTCAGTTTGAGGAGATCTACGGCCGTTTCTTTCCTGACAGTGATGCCAAGACATACGCCCAGCACGTATTCCGCTCCTTCGACACCAATGACGACggcacactggattttaaggAGTATATCGTTGCCCTGCACATGACCTCATCAGGAAAGATGGCCTTGAAGTTGGAGTGGGCATTCTCACTGTTTGATGTGGACAAGAACGGTTACATCACCAAGAATGAAGTGTTTGAAATCTGCCAG GCCATTTTTAAAATGATTCCAAAGGAGAAGCAAGAGATGCTGCCCAGTGATGAGAACACATCAGAAAAAAGAGCAGACAAGCTCTGGGGCTTCTTCGGCAAAGGAGAAAATG AGCGGGTTGCAGAAGGAGAATTTGTAAAAGGAGTGATGGAGAATGAAGATGCACTGCGTCTGATTCAGTGTGAACCTTTAAAGTAA